A stretch of Primulina tabacum isolate GXHZ01 chromosome 13, ASM2559414v2, whole genome shotgun sequence DNA encodes these proteins:
- the LOC142523359 gene encoding dicarboxylate transporter 2.1, chloroplastic-like has translation MSASASPSHHHLPITTSAVVTTTLRRRILKLSWKGVRPLPFLISITLGLIIRFAVPKPHAVTHKAWSLLAIFTTTISGLILSPLPVGAWAFVCLTATVVTKTLTFSAAFTAFTNEVIWLIVVSYFFSRGFVKTGLGDRIAMIFVRWLGRSTLGLSYGLILGEAAISPAMPSTTARAGGIFLPIIKSLAMAADSNPKDVSSRKLGAYLVQSQIQCSSSSSALFLTAAAQNLLCIKLAESLGVIVPNRWITWLKAAVIPALISLLSTPIIVYKIYPPEIKATPDAPALARRKLEQMGRIKSDEWVLMGIMLLTVALWIAGEALKMTSVIAAMLGLSLLLLFGVLDWDDCLSEKQAWDTLAWFGVLVGMAGQLNTLGVIPWMSSCVADFLKSLSVGWFGAFCILQTTYFFIHYLFASQTAHVGALYSAFLSMHLASKVPGLLSALALAYNTNLFGAITHYSSGQAAVYYGGGYVDLRDVFRLGLAIALINIVIWALFGAAWWKIIGLY, from the exons ATGTCAGCATCAGCCTCCCCCTCCCACCACCACCTCCCCATAACCACCTCCGCCGTCGTCACCACCACCCTACGCCGCAGAATTCTCAAACTCAGCTGGAAAGGCGTAAGGCCACTGCCCTTCCTAATCTCCATCACCCTCGGACTTATCATACGCTTCGCCGTTCCCAAACCTCACGCCGTCACCCATAAAGCTTGGTCTCTCCTAGCCATATTCACCACCACCATCTCCGGACTCATACTAAGCCCATTGCCAGTCGGCGCCTGGGCGTTTGTCTGCCTCACCGCCACCGTCGTCACCAAAACACTAACTTTCTCCGCCGCGTTCACTGCCTTCACGAATGAGGTCATATGGCTGATCGTCGTCTCTTATTTTTTCTCGAGAGGGTTCGTGAAGACTGGTTTGGGGGATAGGATAGCCATGATCTTCGTGAGATGGCTAGGAAGGAGCACACTGGGTTTGTCTTATGGACTGATTCTGGGTGAGGCGGCGATTAGCCCCGCAATGCCGAGCACTACTGCTAGAGCTGGCGGGATTTTCTTGCCCATCATAAAGTCTTTGGCCATGGCCGCCGATAGTAATCCCAAGGATGTCTCGTCCAGGAAGCTTGGTGCGTATCTCGTTCAATCTCAGATTCAG TGCAGTAGTAGCTCAAGTGCTCTTTTCCTGACGGCTGCAGCTCAAAACCTGTTGTGTATCAAACTAGCCGAGAGTCTTGGCGTTATCGTTCCAAATCGATGGATCACCTGGCTTAAGGCGGCTGTCATACCTGCTCTGATATCTCTTTTATCGACTCCGATCATTGTGTATAAGATATATCCTCCAGAAATAAAGGCCACCCCAGATGCTCCTGCTCTGGCCAGACGGAAGTTGGAGCAGATGGGTCGCATCAAGAGTGATGAATGGGTGTTGATGGGAATAATGCTTCTCACAGTTGCTTTGTGGATTGCGGG AGAAGCTCTCAAAATGACAAGCGTCATCGCCGCTATGCTCGGTTTATCATTACTTCTGCTGTTTGGAGTCCTCGATTGGGACGACTGCTTAAGCGAGAAACAAGCATGGGATACATTGGCTTGGTTTGGTGTACTAGTCGGAATGGCGGGACAGTTAAATACTCTCGGTGTCATACCTTGGATGTCTAGCTGTGTGGCAGATTTTCTTAAATCTCTCTCAGTTGGCTGGTTTGGTGCGTTTTGTATACTTCAGACGACGTACTTCTTCATCCATTATTTATTCGCAAGTCAAACCGCACACGTTGGAGCTTTGTACTCTGCGTTTCTTTCGATGCATTTGGCATCTAAAGTTCCCGGTTTGTTGTCTGCGCTTGCTTTGGCATACAACACCAATCTTTTCGGTGCAATTACACATTAtagcagtggtcaggccgctgTCTACTATGGAG GCGGTTACGTCGATCTTCGAGACGTGTTTAGATTGGGTTTAGCAATAGCTCTGATCAATATTGTGATATGGGCATTGTTCGGAGCTGCTTGGTGGAAAATCATAGGCCTGTATTGA